Sequence from the Peromyscus eremicus chromosome 4, PerEre_H2_v1, whole genome shotgun sequence genome:
ATGGTGTCAAGAAGGAATGAGGAAGGACTTGTAAATGAAAACGAAATAAAAACGATAGACAAGGATAGGGAACATGAAGGGGCGACAAGctagagaaaaacaacaacaacaaaaaacaaacaaaaaaactccgaTACATCTCAGGGTGGAAAGTGCTCGCTTATTCACAGAGCAGCCGCAGCATAGAGGGGGCTCAGGACTAGGTTGCCACTGGCCAGGCCAATCCCGGGACTTACCCCCGGGAAAAGGAAATTGGAAAGGCCTGGATAGACAAACGCATCTGGCCTGGGGGTGAAGGGGAACAGTTGGCTGAGAAGAGCCACGATTCGCAGCGAGGCAGAACCCGGACCAGGCCCCAGCTCGGGAGGTGCAGGCCGGGTGAGTGGCACAGGGCCTGGATGCTCGGACCGCCGGAAGGGCAGAGACGTGTTTCCAGGGGACCTCCGCATCTACGCCGGCCGAGGCTGGGCAGCCCTGGACGGAGAGGGGAGTTCCCGAGTCCCACCGGCCCGAGGGAACTGACACGCAGACCCCGCACCGGTCCCCCGGGGCCCGGCGTGAGGGGAGGACCTGGACGGTTACCGGCGGAAACGGTCTCGGGGTGAGAGGTCACGCGAGGGACAGGCAGCTTCCTAGCCAATAGGAGCAGCGCACAGAGCGGATGCTGCCCCTCATTGGCGGCCGTTGAGACCGACCAGTAGCCAATGAGTCAGCGCGGGGGGCGTAGCAGTGACGTAAGCTGCGGAGGAGGCCGCTTCGAATCGGCGGCGGCCAGCTTGGTGGCATGGACCAATCAGCGGCCTCCAACGAGAAGCGCCTTCGCCAATCGGAGGCCTCCACGAcggggctggggggagggtatATAAGCCGAGTCGGCGACGGCGCGCTGCACACTGGCCAAGACAACACTGACGGCGCTCCTCGGGCCTTCGCGGCGGTGGCAGGTAAGCGCCGCGGCCTGCTTTTTCCAGGCCTGCTTCGAGCCTGTGTCGCGGCTCCTCGTGATTCCGGGGCTTCTGTCGCCCTCAGATAGGAACGTCGTCGCGCTCCGCGGCCACCGCCTGTTGCTGGACTCCCGAGACTCCTGACCGACCGCTGAGCGACGGGCCCACAGCGCCGGCGAGATGAAGTTGACTGTGGTGGCGGcggcgctgctgctgctgtgcgCGGTGCGGGCCGAGGAGGAGGACAAGAAGGAGGACGTGGGCACGGTGGTGGGCATCGACTTGGGGACCACCTATTCCTGGTAAGTGGCATTCGACTGGGGCGGGGGGAGAGTGGGGCGTGGCCTCCTGCGCTGGCGTGAGAAGGTGAGGTGCTGACTCCTTTTCTGGGGCGTTTTTCCGTCAGCGTCGGTGTGTTCAAGAACGGCCGCGTGGAGATCATAGCCAACGACCAGGGCAACCGCATCACGCCGTCGTATGTGGCCTTCACTCCCGAAGGCGAGCGTCTGATTGGCGATGCGGCTAAGAACCAGCTCACCTCCAATCCCGAGAACACGGTCTTCGACGCCAAGCGCCTCATCGGACGCACTTGGAATGACCCTTCGGTGCAGCAGGACATCAAGTTCTTGCCTTTCAAGGTCCGATCCGTTTGTTtcgtccccaccccaccccccggcgTTGAAGGGGGAGACTAGGGTGGTGGGAATATCTGGGGACTGAGTCTAGGCGGAAAAAACATTCAAACCGCTAAAAGGATGCGGTCGGGGTTTATGTAACGGTTTTAGATATTGTGGTTTTTTTAGTATTGTTATAAAACGTGACACAGTGTTACAATGTCTAAAAGTTGAAAGACAGACCAAACAAAACTGGCGATCTATTTCCTATACAGCTGTGCTTAGTTTTAGTCTAGATCTCCCTAAGGGGCCAAAATGAATCAAGCTATGGGAGagaggaaataatttttttttcctctctaaagTTTGTGGCGCCATTGTTTAAGTTAATTCTTTACCATAGGTGGttgaaaagaaaactaaaccATACATTCAAGTTGATATTGGAGGTGGGCAAACGAAGACATTTGCCCCAGAAGAAATTTCTGCCATGGTTCTCACTAAAATGAAAGAAACTGCTGAAGCATATTTGGGAAAGAAGGTAAATACATGTGTGGAACGATGTTAAGTGTTGAAGGTTGTGGTTGCCTCTGTTGGCTTATGTGGGGAGGCCTTTCTGGTTTAAAAGCTTTTAGTCTGACCAGTAACAGCTTTTGTCAGGCATAATGATTTAGTGCTTTGTGGGAAGTCAAGCTAAATGCTAGTCAGTTTTATGAGTTATCATTTAATTCTGTGGTTGTAAAGTGTATGATTTACATCCTTATCAGCAAGCTGGCTTAGGAACTGATGTGGTGCTTTGACTGTGGttggtaagacaggaagtaacaaaGTATACTTGAGTATCTTTGTTGTCCTTCTAGGTTACCCATGCAGTTGTTACTGTGCCAGCTTACTTCAATGATGCCCAACGTCAAGCAACCAAAGATGCTGGCACCATTGCTGGACTCAATGTCATGAGGATCATCAATGAGCCGTAagtgtggagctcagaggtcCAGTGTGTTTGCCAAGTCGGGGAGATGGGAACTAGACTAAGctttttccctcctcctcttcattcttACAGTACAGCAGCTGCTATTGCGTATGGCCTAgataagagagagggagagaagaacatCCTTGTGTTTGACCTGGGTGGTGGAACCTTCGATGTGTCTCTTCTCACCATTGACAATGGTGTCTTCGAAGTGGTGGCCACTAATGGAGATACTCATCTCGGTGGGGAAGACTTTGATCAGCGGGTTATGGAACACTTCATCAAGCTGTACAAAAAGAAAACTGGGAAGGATGTTAGAAAAGACAACAGAGCTGTGCAGAAACTTCGTCGTGAGGTGGAGAAGGCTAAGCGAGCCCTGTCTTCTCAGCATCAAGCAAGGATTGAAATTGAGTCCTTCTTCGAAGGAGAAGACTTCTCTGAGACCCTGACTCGGGCCAAATTTGAAGAGCTGAACATGGTATGTTCTTTGACAGTGCTGATGAGATCCGTTTAGACTGTAGGATTTAGGGTACCTGAATGCAGGGTAACCAAACAATGTCTGGGTACCCTGGGTACCACAATAATCACGCCTTTTTTTTGCTAGGACCTCTTCCGATCTACCATGAAGCCGGTCCAGAAAGTGTTGGAAGACTCTGATTTGAAGAAATCTGATATTGATGAAATTGTTCTTGTTGGTGGATCTACTCGAATCCCAAAGATTCAGCAGTTGGTGAAAGAGTTCTTCAATGGCAAGGAGCCGTCCCGTGGCATAAACCCCGATGAGGCTGTAGCATATGGTGCTGCTGTCCAGGCGGGTGTCCTCTCTGGTGATCAAGATACAGGTAAGTCACTGTCGGCATCTTTCACATGTTTGAGTAGCTTGATGGGAAGACTGTCGTCAGCTGTTGCTTTAGAAAGCTGTAGGGTTAGGAGCAACAGGGCCACATAGCTAATAAAGGTATAGGATGACAAGACTTGGGTCAGGCTTAGTTAAAAATCATTAGCAGCTGTTAATTCATTTGCCCTAAAGTGTTTATGGTTAGAACCTGGGAAAATGACAGAGGGAGATTGCTTGGTAGTGCTTTTAAGATTCTAACTAGAATCTAACCTGATTACTTTTCCTTTGCAGGTGATCTGGTACTGCTTGACGTATGTCCCCTTACACTTGGTATTGAAACTGTGGGAGGTGTCATGACCAAACTGATTCCAAGGAACACCGTGGTTCCCACCAAGAAGTCTCAGATCTTTTCCACAGCTTCTGATAATCAGCCAACTGTAACAATCAAAGTCTATGAAGGTAATGACTTATATTCACAAATATTGTGTGGTTTGAAAGAGTGTGACTTTGGATCTAATAATACATCATTAAAATGCCAGGGAAAGAAGTGTCTTATTTATTATCTTAATTCAAATGAAGAGATTGCTTAGTGTTGAATTTTAGATTCAGTACTTAGCATTCTTGTCCACTGGCTTTTGGGATACAAATTAAGGGATACagatttttaagaaatgaaatttggttcAGAGCTGTAGCACCCAGTGAGTTGCTGCTCTTACTCCAATACTGAGTTACTTTTACCTCAATAaagctcccccctccccacacatattctaacaggtTGAAATGTAGGGATACCAGTGCACTAGGCTTATCAATAACAAGTTTTTCCTGTTGTTACTCCAGGTGAACGACCCCTAACAAAAGACAACCATCTTTTGGGTACATTTGATCTGACTGGAATTCCTCCTGCTCCCCGTGGGGTGCCCCAGATTGAAGTCACCTTCGAGATAGATGTTAATGGTATTCTTCGTGTGACGGCTGAAGACAAAGgtacaggaaacaaaaacaaaatcacaattaCCAATGACCAGAATCGCCTGACGCCTGAAGAAATTGAAAGGATGGTTAATGATGCTGAGAAGTTTGCTGAGGAAGACAAAAAACTCAAAGAGCGCATTGACACCAGGAACGAATTGGAAAGCTACGCTTACTCTCTCAAGAACCAGATTGGAGATAAAGAAAAGCTGGGAGGTAAACTTTCCTCTGAAGATAAAGAAACCATGGAAAAAGCTGTAGAGGAAAAGATTGAATGGCTGGAAAGCCACCAAGATGCAGACATTGAAGACTTTAAAGCTAAAAAGAAGGAACTAGAAGAAATTGTTCAGCCTATTATTAGCAAACTCTATGGAAGTGCAGGCCCTCCCCCAACTGGTGAAGAGGATACATCAGAAAAAGATGAGTTGTAGGGCACTGATCTGCTAGGGCTGTAATATTGTAAATACTGGACTCAGGAACTTTCGTTAGGAGAAAATTGAGAGAACTTAAGTCTCGAATGTAATTGGAATCTTCACCTCAGAGTGGAGTTGAAAATGCTATAGCCCAAGTGGCTGTTTACTGCTTTTCATTAGCAGTTGCTCACATGTCTTGGGGTCGGGGAAGGAGGAATTggctattttaaaaattggggAAAAGCTAGGTCAGGGTGTGTGTTCACCTTGGAAATGTTCTATTTAACAATTGGGTCATGCACATCTGGTGTAGGAACTTTTTTCTACCATAAGTGACACCAATAAATGTTTGTTATTTACACTGGTCTAATTTTTGTGAGGAGCTTGTAAttatctgtcttttattttaGATAACTAAAATATAAGGCTGGATTCTCAggtgtgtctgtttgtatgttGGAGGGGGGGGCGGGCTTGCGATGTTGCCGGGTGGTTCCACTTCCTGGAAGTTTGTCTTTACAGCAAGGCAAAGGCTGTGTGCTTGTTTCTCCCCTAGGCAAGGTCATGCATGACACAGAGCCCAAGTCCAGTCTCTTACATGATTAAAATCTTTCTTCCCCTTTGTAAAATTGCTTTCTGGGGGTGTTTTGTTATTTGGTTTCAGTATTTCAAGATAAggtctctttgtagccctggctgtcttagaacaaacttagaccaggctggcctcaaattcagatccatgtgtctctctaccttgcaggtgctgggattaaaagtgtgcaccaccactgccctttcTGATATTTGTTAACAAGTAATGCTGTGGGGCTATGGATTGATTCTCTTATGAATTGGTGATGTGCcaggcttgtaattccagctgtgGTAGGAGAATGGCAAGTTCAAACCCCACCTAGGGAACCGAGGCTGTCATATATACTCCGTGCTAGGGCATTGCATAGCaagtgtgaagccctgggtttaatactccgctggagagaaaaaaattgaCCTGATGACTTACacacttatattttattttttgtggttgtGAGTTCACACCCCAGGGCCTTGAATGTGCTAAACACTTCCTATCACTGGGGAGTACttttgtaatttatattttaagattgATAGTTAGAAAGTACACGTTTATACACACCTTTGACAGAACCACTCAGGAGCATCTCTGAGGCCATCCTAGAGGCCATCTCTACctagtgagctctaggccagccagagctatgtagagaccctgtctccaaaaagcaaaacaaatacataatggTCTGAGGATTTACTTCAGTTGGTAGAGAGAGCACTTGTccagcatgtatgaagccctggattcGAAACCCAGCACTGCATACTGTGTGTAGTGGCTCAggctggaagcaggaggattaatgAAATACCAGCTTCAGTTATGTAGTTCACGATGGCTTATGAAGCCTAATTTGGTCAGAGCTCCCACTTC
This genomic interval carries:
- the Hspa5 gene encoding endoplasmic reticulum chaperone BiP, giving the protein MKLTVVAAALLLLCAVRAEEEDKKEDVGTVVGIDLGTTYSCVGVFKNGRVEIIANDQGNRITPSYVAFTPEGERLIGDAAKNQLTSNPENTVFDAKRLIGRTWNDPSVQQDIKFLPFKVVEKKTKPYIQVDIGGGQTKTFAPEEISAMVLTKMKETAEAYLGKKVTHAVVTVPAYFNDAQRQATKDAGTIAGLNVMRIINEPTAAAIAYGLDKREGEKNILVFDLGGGTFDVSLLTIDNGVFEVVATNGDTHLGGEDFDQRVMEHFIKLYKKKTGKDVRKDNRAVQKLRREVEKAKRALSSQHQARIEIESFFEGEDFSETLTRAKFEELNMDLFRSTMKPVQKVLEDSDLKKSDIDEIVLVGGSTRIPKIQQLVKEFFNGKEPSRGINPDEAVAYGAAVQAGVLSGDQDTGDLVLLDVCPLTLGIETVGGVMTKLIPRNTVVPTKKSQIFSTASDNQPTVTIKVYEGERPLTKDNHLLGTFDLTGIPPAPRGVPQIEVTFEIDVNGILRVTAEDKGTGNKNKITITNDQNRLTPEEIERMVNDAEKFAEEDKKLKERIDTRNELESYAYSLKNQIGDKEKLGGKLSSEDKETMEKAVEEKIEWLESHQDADIEDFKAKKKELEEIVQPIISKLYGSAGPPPTGEEDTSEKDEL